A single Fusobacterium hominis DNA region contains:
- a CDS encoding CidA/LrgA family protein, with amino-acid sequence MIREFLLIFVINYIGVIVAQVLKLPVPGTILGMLLLFVLLYTKILKVSSIERASNFLLLNMTIFFLPPSVELLDTMYLLKNGTLKIIFLVVFSTLLTMVVTAKTVEFLIKRVDK; translated from the coding sequence ATGATAAGAGAATTTTTACTGATATTCGTTATAAATTATATTGGGGTTATTGTAGCACAAGTTTTAAAATTACCAGTACCAGGAACAATATTAGGGATGTTGTTGCTTTTCGTACTGCTATATACAAAAATTTTAAAAGTGTCATCTATAGAAAGAGCAAGTAATTTTTTACTACTAAATATGACAATTTTCTTTTTACCACCTTCAGTAGAACTATTAGATACAATGTATTTATTAAAAAATGGAACTTTAAAGATAATATTTTTAGTTGTATTTTCAACATTACTTACAATGGTTGTAACTGCTAAAACAGTTGAATTTTTAATAAAAAGGGTGGATAAATAA
- the mutL gene encoding DNA mismatch repair endonuclease MutL produces MGKIKILDESVSNMIAAGEVVENPASMIKELLENSLDAGSQMVSLEIKNGGRDVKIIDDGHGMNKEDLLLSVERHATSKISKKDDLYNLYTYGFRGEALSSIAAVSKISMSSKTKEENIGNYITVLGGKITNLKEIQRNIGTTIEIKDLFFNTPARLKFLRKAATEYGNIKDIIIQEALANPNIAITLILDGKVSIKTSGNGIENAIVEIFGKNVLKNVKSFDLGFLGNGTLYRSTKDSIFTFVNNRMVKSKIIENAIIDGYYTKLMKGKYPFAILFLNVDPKEVDVNVHPSKKIVKFSDEEEIYNFVLKKIESTFERDDNFVSPTLTEKIEKDEKRFLDFSDFENFTPIKGENQRFENMNTPIEDKIEDEKEEIIEKKMSIESEELSYEIDENYDQEEEKIEENSINIVKNKKEIKKDIVLQKSSDIIDTKFRIIGQVFDTFILVEREGIFEIYDQHIVHERILYEKLKKMYYSDKTSMQQLLVPIRVSIDPRELEIISENIEEFKKSGFEIDRFSDNEILIRSVPILDFNDSTENIFRNVLNNIKEKRYTDIRENILISMSCKGAIKANQKLSFEEMETMVRKLHEIGEYTCPHGRPIIVKITLDDLEKLFKRK; encoded by the coding sequence ATGGGTAAGATAAAAATATTAGATGAATCTGTGTCAAATATGATAGCTGCAGGAGAAGTTGTTGAAAATCCAGCTAGTATGATAAAAGAATTGTTAGAAAACTCTTTAGATGCTGGAAGTCAGATGGTATCTTTAGAAATAAAAAATGGTGGCCGTGATGTAAAAATAATAGATGATGGACACGGAATGAATAAAGAAGACCTTCTACTGTCTGTTGAAAGACATGCAACTAGTAAAATTAGTAAAAAAGATGATTTATATAACTTATATACTTATGGATTTAGAGGAGAAGCTCTTTCTTCAATAGCTGCAGTTTCAAAAATATCGATGTCATCTAAAACAAAAGAGGAAAATATAGGTAATTATATCACTGTTTTAGGGGGTAAAATTACAAATTTAAAAGAGATACAACGAAATATTGGAACAACAATTGAAATTAAAGATCTATTTTTTAATACTCCAGCTAGACTCAAATTTTTAAGAAAGGCTGCTACTGAATATGGAAATATAAAAGATATAATCATACAAGAAGCCCTTGCTAATCCTAATATAGCTATAACTTTAATATTAGATGGAAAAGTTAGTATAAAAACTAGTGGAAATGGAATTGAAAATGCAATAGTTGAAATATTTGGAAAGAATGTATTAAAAAATGTAAAAAGCTTTGATTTAGGATTTTTGGGAAATGGTACTTTGTATAGAAGTACAAAAGATTCTATTTTTACTTTTGTGAATAATAGAATGGTGAAGTCTAAAATTATAGAAAATGCAATTATTGATGGATATTATACAAAATTAATGAAAGGAAAATATCCTTTTGCAATATTATTTTTAAATGTTGATCCTAAAGAGGTAGATGTCAATGTTCATCCTTCTAAAAAAATAGTGAAATTTTCAGATGAAGAAGAAATTTATAATTTTGTTTTGAAAAAAATAGAGTCGACTTTTGAACGAGATGATAATTTTGTATCACCAACTCTTACAGAAAAAATAGAGAAAGATGAGAAAAGGTTTTTAGATTTTTCAGATTTTGAAAATTTTACTCCGATAAAAGGAGAAAATCAAAGATTTGAAAATATGAATACACCTATAGAAGATAAAATCGAAGATGAAAAAGAAGAGATAATTGAGAAAAAAATGTCAATTGAATCTGAAGAATTGTCATATGAGATAGATGAAAATTATGATCAAGAAGAAGAAAAAATAGAGGAAAATTCAATAAATATAGTAAAAAATAAAAAAGAAATAAAAAAAGATATTGTTTTACAAAAAAGTAGTGATATAATAGATACTAAATTTAGAATAATAGGTCAAGTATTTGATACTTTTATATTAGTAGAAAGAGAGGGAATATTTGAAATATACGACCAACATATAGTGCATGAACGGATACTTTACGAAAAATTAAAAAAAATGTATTATAGTGACAAAACAAGTATGCAGCAATTATTAGTTCCTATTAGAGTATCTATTGATCCTCGTGAATTAGAGATAATTTCTGAAAATATAGAGGAGTTTAAAAAATCAGGATTTGAAATTGATAGATTTTCAGATAATGAAATATTGATAAGATCAGTTCCAATTTTAGATTTTAACGACAGCACAGAAAATATTTTTAGAAATGTTTTAAATAACATAAAGGAAAAAAGATATACTGATATAAGAGAAAATATTTTAATTTCAATGTCGTGTAAAGGTGCTATTAAGGCTAATCAAAAATTATCATTTGAAGAGATGGAAACTATGGTTAGAAAGTTACATGAAATAGGAGAGTACACGTGTCCTCATGGAAGGCCTATTATTGTAAAAATAACTTTAGATGATTTAGAAAAGTTATTTAAACGAAAATAA
- a CDS encoding DUF1934 family protein gives MIKSSDSYNDKNYEIVRGELKQSDNWLVYSYKSKLGDCEVQYSPRRVIVSRKGEVPAVIDIDLDKNTDFFYATKEIRKKFTVVGENIEKDEKTGKLEFSYKIYDNGIEINKITISIKNY, from the coding sequence ATGATAAAAAGTAGTGATTCTTATAATGATAAGAATTATGAAATAGTTAGAGGTGAATTAAAACAATCTGATAATTGGCTTGTATATAGTTATAAAAGCAAATTAGGAGATTGTGAAGTCCAATACTCACCAAGAAGGGTTATTGTTTCTAGAAAAGGAGAAGTTCCTGCTGTTATTGATATTGATCTTGATAAAAATACAGATTTTTTTTATGCAACTAAAGAAATTAGAAAGAAATTTACAGTTGTTGGAGAAAATATAGAAAAAGATGAAAAAACAGGAAAATTAGAATTTTCTTATAAAATATATGATAATGGTATAGAGATAAATAAAATAACCATATCAATTAAAAATTATTAA
- the lysS gene encoding lysine--tRNA ligase produces the protein MEKYFDRIADDSLVMEKWKKVEELKEMGIKPFGERFDKKNMIGDILKHNPEEEMTFKTAGRLMSLRRKGKTAFGHIEDITGRVQVYLRQDELGEENYAMVKKLGVGDIVGIEGKLFVTSTGELTLRAEQVTLLCKNIRSLPEKFHGLTDLETRYRKRYLDLIMNREVKDTFIKRTKIISGIRRILDSKGFLEVETPLMHPILGGAAAKPFITHHNTLDIDLYLRIAPELYLKRLIVGGMEKVYELGRNFRNEGMSTRHNPEFTMIELYQSYADYKDMMDLAEEIISTLAKEINGSSTITYNGKELVLENFRRVHMVDLIKEVTGVDFWDKNITFEQAKELAKQHHVEVPEHMNTVGHIINQFFEEKCEETIVQPTFVFGHPVEISPLSKRNEEDPRFTDRFELFIDAREYANAFSELQDPADQRGRFEDQVEEAARGNDEATPVIDDDFVEALEYGLPPTGGMGIGIDRLIMLLTNSESIRDVLYFPQMKPRD, from the coding sequence ATGGAAAAATATTTTGATAGGATAGCTGACGATAGTCTAGTTATGGAAAAATGGAAAAAAGTCGAAGAATTGAAAGAAATGGGAATAAAGCCATTTGGAGAAAGATTCGACAAGAAAAATATGATAGGGGATATCTTAAAACATAATCCTGAAGAAGAGATGACATTTAAGACTGCTGGAAGATTAATGTCTCTTAGAAGAAAAGGAAAAACAGCTTTTGGACACATTGAAGACATCACAGGAAGAGTACAAGTGTACTTAAGACAAGATGAACTTGGTGAAGAAAATTATGCTATGGTTAAAAAACTAGGTGTTGGAGATATAGTTGGAATTGAAGGAAAGTTATTTGTTACATCAACAGGAGAATTAACTTTAAGAGCAGAACAAGTTACATTACTTTGTAAAAATATAAGATCATTACCTGAAAAATTCCACGGACTTACAGATCTTGAAACAAGATACAGAAAAAGATATCTTGATTTAATAATGAATAGAGAAGTAAAAGATACATTTATAAAAAGAACAAAAATAATAAGTGGTATTAGAAGAATACTTGATAGCAAAGGATTCTTAGAAGTAGAAACTCCATTAATGCACCCAATTTTAGGAGGAGCAGCAGCAAAACCATTTATAACTCACCATAATACTCTAGATATTGATCTTTACTTAAGAATAGCTCCAGAGTTATACTTAAAAAGACTTATAGTTGGAGGAATGGAAAAAGTTTATGAACTAGGAAGAAACTTTAGAAATGAAGGAATGAGTACTAGACATAATCCTGAATTCACAATGATTGAGTTATACCAATCTTACGCAGATTATAAAGATATGATGGACTTAGCTGAAGAAATTATAAGCACTTTAGCAAAAGAAATAAATGGTTCATCAACAATTACATACAACGGTAAAGAATTAGTCCTTGAAAACTTTAGAAGAGTTCACATGGTAGATTTAATAAAAGAAGTTACAGGAGTAGATTTCTGGGATAAAAATATAACATTTGAACAAGCTAAAGAACTTGCAAAACAACATCATGTAGAAGTTCCTGAACATATGAATACAGTTGGACACATTATCAATCAATTCTTTGAAGAAAAATGTGAAGAAACAATTGTACAACCAACATTTGTTTTCGGACATCCAGTAGAAATTTCACCTCTATCTAAGAGAAATGAAGAAGATCCTAGATTCACAGATAGATTTGAATTATTCATTGATGCAAGAGAGTATGCTAACGCTTTCTCTGAGCTACAAGATCCAGCTGATCAAAGAGGAAGATTTGAAGATCAAGTTGAAGAAGCTGCAAGAGGAAACGATGAAGCAACACCTGTTATAGATGATGATTTCGTAGAAGCATTAGAATATGGTTTACCACCTACAGGAGGAATGGGAATCGGAATAGATAGATTAATAATGTTACTTACAAACTCAGAATCAATAAGAGATGTATTATACTTCCCACAAATGAAACCAAGAGACTAA
- a CDS encoding transglycosylase SLT domain-containing protein, which produces MKKIFIFILTIFIYNLTFSDTHQDYTIFINGKNSYYAGNFEQANKEFETLLRAFPYSHVFDENYAYFFIGMNYFRLKDYEKASLFLEKAVYAPKKTAFNTDADIEKAIFFSERDYALGYSLIKIGDIEKGITYLKRLDYSTYIPVVGDYEKKALELLAKYDPKAYDKIALKFNFDFSKIKNMTIPQLVKIGDFYTSQKNYKKAKEFYEYILKNVKLGTYGQLVNKNYLKILLNLKDYKHIIEYTNNPPQEYKDLFNFYRAMAYYQTKDFTRALYLFEGITNKEYISDAKYYSAGIYFALGDYKNTIENAKLIPDKSIISQSMLAFSYLYLNDTKHFEQTAKTIINKYSNTYIAAYFSLLLDKVPDIPTHINSIKDMSMLVDQMIKNAKPLPHDFMKKADLLEIDQLSQIAKYGDQELLQLSFDKGNFLNKSSLAYGYSTTIVLENGKFYSLALKNSLDYMRQFLNYKQLMPYEYPLYFENIVNSCSKKYDVPQEIIYSIIHNLSKFNIYFVSEDAKFGLMGIEYSGNENLDLFDIFTPEINIEIGTKMIKKLLDKYDGNELKALIAYINGESYLSSLYFEGNNDLNFTSIVIPEERYSLENLFLTYVFYSKLYRY; this is translated from the coding sequence ATGAAAAAAATATTCATATTTATTTTAACAATTTTTATATATAATTTAACTTTTTCTGATACTCATCAGGATTATACTATCTTTATAAATGGAAAAAACTCTTATTATGCTGGAAACTTTGAACAAGCAAATAAAGAATTTGAAACTCTTCTAAGAGCATTTCCGTATTCACACGTATTTGATGAGAATTATGCCTATTTTTTTATAGGAATGAATTACTTTAGATTAAAAGATTATGAAAAAGCATCGTTATTTTTAGAAAAAGCTGTATATGCACCTAAAAAAACAGCTTTTAATACTGATGCTGACATTGAAAAAGCAATATTTTTTTCGGAAAGAGATTATGCTCTGGGATATTCTCTAATTAAGATTGGTGATATTGAAAAAGGAATTACATATCTTAAAAGACTTGATTATAGTACCTATATCCCAGTTGTTGGAGATTATGAAAAAAAAGCTTTAGAATTATTAGCTAAGTATGACCCAAAAGCATATGACAAAATAGCCCTTAAATTTAATTTTGATTTTTCTAAAATAAAAAATATGACAATTCCTCAACTAGTTAAAATAGGAGATTTTTATACTTCTCAAAAAAATTATAAAAAAGCAAAAGAATTTTATGAATATATTTTAAAAAATGTTAAACTAGGCACATATGGACAACTAGTTAATAAAAATTATTTAAAAATTTTACTAAATTTAAAAGATTATAAACACATTATTGAATATACTAATAATCCTCCTCAAGAATATAAAGATCTTTTTAATTTTTATAGAGCTATGGCTTATTACCAAACTAAAGATTTTACAAGAGCTCTTTACCTATTTGAAGGAATAACAAATAAAGAGTATATCTCAGATGCTAAATATTATTCTGCTGGTATTTATTTTGCTTTAGGAGATTATAAAAATACTATTGAAAATGCAAAACTTATTCCTGATAAATCTATTATTTCTCAAAGTATGTTGGCATTTTCCTACTTATATCTAAATGATACAAAACATTTTGAACAAACTGCAAAAACAATTATTAATAAATATTCTAATACGTATATTGCAGCTTATTTTTCACTTTTATTAGATAAGGTACCAGATATTCCAACTCATATTAATTCAATTAAAGATATGAGTATGTTAGTTGATCAAATGATTAAAAATGCAAAACCTCTACCTCATGATTTTATGAAAAAAGCTGACTTATTAGAAATTGATCAACTTTCTCAAATTGCTAAATATGGTGATCAAGAACTTCTACAATTAAGTTTTGATAAAGGTAACTTTCTAAATAAAAGCAGTTTAGCATATGGATATTCAACAACTATAGTTTTAGAAAATGGTAAATTTTACTCTTTAGCTTTAAAAAATTCTCTAGATTATATGAGACAATTTTTAAATTACAAACAACTTATGCCTTATGAATATCCCCTATATTTTGAAAATATAGTCAATAGTTGTTCTAAAAAGTATGATGTTCCTCAAGAAATAATTTACTCTATAATACATAATCTAAGTAAATTTAATATATACTTTGTGTCTGAAGATGCAAAGTTTGGACTTATGGGTATTGAATATTCTGGTAATGAAAACCTTGATCTTTTTGACATATTTACTCCTGAAATAAATATAGAAATTGGAACTAAAATGATTAAAAAGCTCTTAGATAAATATGATGGAAATGAATTAAAAGCTCTAATTGCTTATATAAATGGAGAAAGCTATCTTTCTTCTTTATATTTTGAAGGAAATAATGATTTAAATTTTACTTCTATTGTTATTCCTGAAGAGAGATATTCACTAGAAAATCTTTTCTTAACATATGTTTTTTACTCAAAGCTTTATAGATACTAA
- a CDS encoding tetratricopeptide repeat protein, which produces MKRFAYLCIILGLCSCTNLDTDFSNVFESVQKEQKEVLPELKTEKIVLNVYAPEGILKSISDRLKSGYVREYTGTYRTNYEVYVGDYVSIPLNIGEDTYNVVSYPNGVQYDIQIKDNKLRFRSLYQGNYELMLYSGGAFSRKIKIDNKLNYEFTEQNNYDIISQSYAQRNLKGLNDGVAIHRIAFPNSFRDKELSFLLIDLAAKDGNTKIIKDEINFLKKNISLSEYDKLQLIKALEVMQGVNYEVPSELLKYNDQSQGLNMDVAKLIMNKPNIMPSEAAFLEIVYKNTEDNKQIGQVLGKWYTDNGNAVKGRQYLNNSQTVEFNTSFGNVVKPEEEIQITQEEIQTPAQSLEEKNYAQYKKFFNDGKRNFDNENYVEAVMYFEKALGMDKGYNEQKDVYFYMGQSHFRTGDYSKAVTELKKSLNLEKNGEKKAEIYYNIGMLYEKLGDKDQARNYFTYVIQNYKDSPWSVKSSMKILQQ; this is translated from the coding sequence ATGAAAAGGTTTGCTTATTTATGTATTATTCTTGGATTGTGTAGTTGTACCAATCTAGATACTGATTTTTCAAATGTTTTTGAAAGTGTTCAAAAGGAACAAAAGGAAGTATTGCCAGAATTAAAAACAGAGAAAATAGTACTTAATGTATACGCTCCAGAAGGAATATTAAAAAGCATATCTGATAGACTTAAATCTGGATATGTAAGAGAATACACTGGAACTTACAGAACTAACTATGAAGTTTATGTTGGAGATTATGTATCTATTCCATTAAATATAGGAGAAGATACATACAATGTTGTAAGTTATCCAAATGGTGTTCAATATGATATACAGATAAAAGATAATAAGTTAAGATTTAGAAGTTTGTACCAAGGAAATTATGAGCTTATGCTATATTCTGGTGGTGCATTTAGTAGAAAAATAAAAATAGATAACAAATTAAACTATGAATTTACAGAACAAAATAACTATGATATAATTTCACAAAGTTATGCACAAAGAAATTTAAAAGGTTTAAATGATGGAGTTGCAATTCATAGAATAGCTTTTCCAAATAGTTTTAGGGATAAAGAACTATCGTTTTTATTAATTGATCTAGCAGCAAAAGATGGAAATACAAAGATAATAAAAGATGAAATTAACTTTTTAAAGAAAAATATTTCATTGAGTGAATATGATAAGTTGCAACTAATAAAAGCTCTAGAAGTAATGCAAGGAGTTAATTATGAAGTTCCTTCAGAACTTTTAAAATATAATGATCAGTCTCAAGGACTTAATATGGACGTTGCTAAACTTATAATGAATAAACCAAATATAATGCCTAGTGAAGCAGCATTTTTAGAAATTGTTTATAAAAATACAGAAGATAATAAACAAATTGGACAAGTACTTGGAAAATGGTATACAGATAATGGAAATGCTGTAAAAGGTCGTCAATATTTAAATAATTCTCAAACTGTAGAGTTTAATACAAGTTTTGGAAATGTTGTAAAACCTGAAGAAGAGATTCAAATAACTCAAGAAGAAATTCAAACACCAGCACAATCATTAGAAGAAAAAAACTATGCTCAGTATAAAAAATTCTTTAATGATGGAAAAAGAAATTTTGATAATGAAAATTATGTAGAAGCTGTGATGTATTTTGAAAAAGCTTTAGGTATGGATAAGGGTTATAATGAACAAAAAGATGTTTATTTTTATATGGGACAGAGTCATTTTAGAACAGGAGACTATTCGAAAGCTGTAACTGAATTAAAAAAATCACTAAATTTGGAAAAAAATGGTGAAAAAAAAGCAGAAATATATTATAATATAGGAATGTTATATGAAAAGCTTGGAGATAAAGATCAAGCTAGAAATTATTTCACATATGTTATACAAAATTATAAAGATTCACCATGGAGTGTAAAAAGTAGTATGAAAATATTACAACAATAA
- a CDS encoding LrgB family protein → MKEILGQVTNTPLFGVIISLVAFEIGMFIFKKTKLAIFNPLLIATIIVMGFLHFTGVEVKNYMLGANFVVFFLAPATVVLAVPLFQKIDLLKKYFIPIIGGGIIGAITAIVSVVIIGKLLGIDHNLLLSFMPKSITTPIGIEVSRMLGGIPSITVFAIIITGITGNVAAPFIYSVFRVKHPVAKGLGLGISSHAVGTSRAIEMGEIEGAMSALSIVIAGILTLALAPIVKMVL, encoded by the coding sequence ATGAAAGAAATATTAGGACAAGTAACAAATACACCACTATTTGGAGTTATTATTAGTTTGGTAGCTTTTGAAATAGGAATGTTTATTTTTAAAAAAACAAAACTTGCTATATTTAATCCGTTGTTAATCGCAACAATTATAGTAATGGGATTTTTACATTTCACAGGAGTAGAAGTTAAAAATTATATGTTAGGTGCTAACTTTGTTGTGTTTTTCTTAGCACCAGCTACAGTTGTACTAGCTGTTCCATTGTTTCAAAAAATAGATCTTTTAAAGAAATATTTTATACCTATAATAGGTGGAGGAATAATAGGAGCTATTACGGCTATTGTCTCAGTTGTAATAATAGGTAAACTACTAGGAATAGATCATAATTTATTATTATCATTTATGCCAAAATCAATTACAACACCTATTGGAATAGAAGTATCTAGAATGCTTGGAGGAATACCTTCTATTACAGTATTTGCAATTATTATAACAGGAATAACAGGAAATGTAGCAGCACCATTTATATATTCAGTATTTAGAGTAAAACATCCAGTAGCAAAAGGACTAGGATTAGGAATATCAAGCCATGCTGTAGGAACAAGTAGAGCTATAGAAATGGGAGAAATAGAAGGAGCTATGAGTGCTTTATCTATAGTTATAGCAGGGATACTTACATTAGCATTGGCCCCAATAGTAAAAATGGTACTCTAA
- the rlmH gene encoding 23S rRNA (pseudouridine(1915)-N(3))-methyltransferase RlmH, translating to MNVNIVCVGKVKEKYILDGINEFLKRMQSFAKMKIIELKENGNDNNRVLSIEKESEEILKTIEKLGGYNILLDIQGKNYSSEEMAQEIEKLTVGGVSTLNFIIGGSYGVSQNIRENSQMRLSFSKMTFPHQLMRLILAEQIYRWFSIINNGKYHK from the coding sequence GTGAATGTAAATATAGTATGCGTTGGAAAAGTAAAAGAAAAATATATTCTAGATGGAATAAATGAGTTCTTGAAAAGAATGCAATCTTTTGCTAAAATGAAGATAATAGAACTCAAAGAGAATGGAAATGATAATAACAGAGTACTTTCTATTGAAAAAGAATCAGAAGAGATTTTAAAAACGATTGAAAAATTAGGTGGATATAATATTCTTCTAGATATTCAGGGGAAAAATTATTCATCAGAGGAGATGGCACAGGAGATAGAAAAATTAACTGTGGGAGGTGTCAGTACTCTAAATTTTATAATTGGCGGTTCCTACGGAGTATCTCAAAATATACGTGAAAACAGTCAAATGAGACTTAGTTTTTCAAAAATGACATTTCCTCATCAACTTATGAGACTTATCTTGGCGGAACAAATATATAGATGGTTTAGTATCATTAATAATGGGAAATACCACAAATAA